Proteins encoded by one window of uncultured Draconibacterium sp.:
- a CDS encoding erythromycin esterase family protein: MKAILMAVFIGVFYSCSFQNNSTSEDDSVIIPLSTADPSENISELEKLDAFISNRKIVAMGEATHGTREFFQMKHRVFRYLVEEKGYRVFLMEATFGECQLVNDYLQHGKGTALDALKAMEGNGWQTIEVLEMLKWMRTFNKDRSGNDKIRFYGFDLIYTKQSTLAFLEFLKIVEPNKVEELSDKLDDFAANRLHFYGASPSDQQLEKWENELSPVIEEFENNEKQYSAKTSEEMYRIARQNLRVLEQALAILKGYDRDEFQAENVKWIMNYEEVDAKAMIWAHNGHISCLSPGRLGYYLKNSMGDDYYSIGFEFAKGNVLVHKENEYISRQLSDPLPGSYGEKLCRLKKPIIFVDFSILPKNSSIRNTFQGPLLHRHIGVDYGNEADAYRKVSLIKSYDSIIFIENTNSAIWVNNNI; this comes from the coding sequence ATGAAAGCAATTTTGATGGCTGTGTTTATAGGTGTTTTTTATTCGTGTAGCTTTCAGAATAATTCAACATCAGAAGACGATAGTGTTATTATTCCCTTATCGACAGCAGATCCTTCAGAGAATATCAGTGAGTTAGAAAAACTGGATGCATTTATATCTAATCGAAAGATTGTTGCAATGGGAGAAGCTACACATGGAACTCGTGAGTTTTTTCAGATGAAACATCGCGTGTTTCGTTACCTGGTTGAAGAGAAAGGGTATCGGGTATTTTTAATGGAAGCGACTTTTGGCGAATGTCAATTAGTTAACGATTATCTACAACACGGTAAAGGTACTGCACTTGATGCTCTGAAAGCCATGGAAGGAAACGGATGGCAAACCATTGAGGTTCTGGAAATGCTAAAGTGGATGCGAACTTTTAATAAAGACCGCTCGGGAAATGATAAAATTCGATTTTATGGATTCGATTTAATTTACACAAAACAAAGTACACTTGCGTTTCTCGAGTTTCTAAAAATTGTTGAACCTAATAAAGTTGAGGAGCTGAGTGATAAACTGGATGATTTTGCTGCTAACCGACTGCATTTTTATGGAGCATCACCATCAGACCAGCAATTGGAAAAATGGGAAAATGAACTGAGCCCAGTGATTGAAGAGTTTGAGAACAATGAAAAACAGTATTCTGCAAAAACATCGGAAGAAATGTATCGAATAGCACGGCAGAATCTTCGAGTCTTGGAGCAGGCATTGGCAATCCTTAAAGGATATGATAGAGATGAATTTCAGGCTGAAAATGTTAAATGGATTATGAATTATGAGGAAGTTGATGCAAAGGCAATGATATGGGCACACAATGGCCATATAAGCTGTTTAAGTCCCGGTAGGCTCGGGTATTACCTGAAAAACTCAATGGGTGACGACTATTATTCCATAGGGTTTGAATTTGCAAAGGGAAATGTTTTAGTCCATAAAGAGAATGAATACATTTCGAGGCAGTTATCTGATCCTTTACCTGGTTCCTATGGTGAGAAATTGTGTCGATTAAAGAAACCGATAATTTTTGTGGATTTTTCAATTTTACCAAAGAACTCCAGTATAAGGAATACTTTTCAGGGCCCTCTTTTACACAGACATATTGGAGTTGATTACGGAAACGAAGCGGATGCCTACAGAAAAGTTAGCTTAATAAAATCATACGATTCCATCATTTTTATTGAGAATACCAATTCAGCTATCTGGGTTAATAATAATATTTAA
- a CDS encoding alpha/beta hydrolase-fold protein, giving the protein MKTLLIISLFCTLLACSQSNKNPNPEFKKYAGFQSEYIGPRNVEIMLPPNYDPNKKYDVLYMHDGQNVFDPFTAFYNNEWGVDEAVADLMKTGEIRPVIVVAVWNTEIRFQEYMPNKPVETIQELRKNGGLMNDLLSDEYLKFLVYELKPFVDENFSTINKPENTFIMGSSMGGLISCYALCEYPEVFGGAGCVSTHWPALDGVFLPYVKNNLPDPSNHKFYFDYGTATLDSLYEPYQIQVDQMMRENNYEEDVNWMTRKFEGAKHNEIDWRERVHIPLKFLLKP; this is encoded by the coding sequence ATGAAAACATTATTAATTATTAGTCTTTTTTGTACGCTGTTGGCTTGTTCTCAATCCAACAAAAACCCAAACCCTGAATTTAAAAAATATGCAGGATTTCAATCTGAATATATTGGACCCAGGAATGTGGAAATTATGCTCCCTCCGAATTATGATCCCAACAAAAAATATGATGTACTGTATATGCATGATGGGCAGAATGTATTTGATCCATTTACTGCTTTTTACAATAATGAATGGGGAGTTGACGAGGCTGTAGCAGACTTGATGAAAACTGGAGAAATAAGACCTGTTATCGTTGTTGCTGTTTGGAATACTGAAATTCGTTTTCAGGAATATATGCCCAATAAACCGGTGGAGACTATTCAGGAATTACGTAAAAACGGTGGGTTAATGAATGATTTACTTTCGGATGAATACCTGAAATTTCTTGTTTATGAGCTTAAACCATTTGTAGATGAAAATTTTAGCACCATTAACAAGCCGGAAAATACTTTCATAATGGGATCAAGTATGGGAGGTTTAATATCCTGTTATGCTTTATGTGAATATCCTGAAGTTTTTGGAGGAGCCGGTTGTGTTTCAACACACTGGCCTGCCCTTGATGGAGTGTTCTTGCCATACGTTAAGAATAATCTCCCGGATCCTTCTAATCATAAGTTTTACTTTGATTATGGAACTGCCACGCTTGATTCTCTTTACGAACCATATCAAATACAAGTTGATCAAATGATGAGAGAGAATAACTATGAAGAGGATGTGAATTGGATGACCCGAAAGTTTGAAGGAGCAAAACATAATGAAATAGACTGGAGAGAGCGGGTACATATTCCATTAAAATTTTTGTTAAAACCTTAA
- a CDS encoding alpha/beta hydrolase-fold protein: MKQIILLEILVSFFCIGNAQEVANKQNEIIQIPAFPSKYVPARNIEIMLPPGYDPKETYDVLYMNDGQNVFPPGSSYTGVDWGVDSTVLSLLSQDKIRPLIVVAVWNTIHRGPEYIPSKPRSLQRKNKKHDLNKVNKSSDQYLKFLVKELKPFIDKYFRTKPGPEHNFIMGSSLGGLISLYAVCEYPKVWGGAACISTHWPAKNGAFLHYVKSNLPSPKNHKLYFDFGTEYTDAGYEPFQKKVDEMLMKKGYEKNENWTSLKFQGAEHNEKSWRERVNVPIEFLFGKESN, encoded by the coding sequence ATGAAACAGATTATCTTATTAGAAATTTTAGTGTCTTTTTTTTGCATTGGAAATGCACAGGAAGTAGCTAATAAACAAAACGAAATAATACAAATCCCGGCTTTCCCATCCAAATATGTCCCGGCCAGGAATATTGAAATAATGTTACCTCCGGGCTATGATCCTAAAGAAACCTACGATGTATTGTATATGAACGATGGACAAAATGTTTTTCCTCCGGGATCATCGTATACCGGAGTTGATTGGGGTGTTGACAGTACGGTATTGAGTTTACTCTCACAAGACAAAATTAGGCCGTTAATTGTAGTTGCCGTTTGGAATACAATTCACAGAGGACCTGAGTATATCCCATCTAAGCCACGTTCGTTGCAGAGAAAGAATAAAAAACATGATTTAAATAAAGTAAATAAATCATCAGACCAATACTTAAAGTTTTTGGTAAAAGAGCTAAAACCTTTTATCGATAAATACTTTAGAACAAAGCCCGGACCGGAACATAACTTTATTATGGGATCAAGTCTGGGAGGCTTAATATCTCTTTATGCAGTTTGCGAATATCCAAAGGTGTGGGGAGGAGCAGCATGTATTTCAACCCATTGGCCAGCAAAGAATGGGGCTTTTCTTCACTATGTCAAAAGTAACCTTCCCTCTCCTAAGAATCATAAGTTGTATTTCGATTTTGGAACAGAATACACTGATGCCGGATATGAACCATTTCAGAAAAAAGTGGATGAAATGCTTATGAAAAAGGGATATGAAAAGAATGAAAACTGGACAAGTTTAAAATTTCAAGGTGCCGAGCATAATGAAAAATCATGGCGGGAAAGAGTGAATGTACCAATAGAGTTTTTATTTGGAAAAGAGTCTAACTAA